One Nitrospira sp. DNA segment encodes these proteins:
- a CDS encoding uroporphyrinogen-III synthase — protein MTIAAFESRMATEISRLIERYGGRPLVAPVLREIPLEGNSAVQEFGVRLMAGRIDQLILLTGIGTTMLFDLLKTRYAWSSIVAVLKGTAIIARGPKPVAALKAVGLRQTVTVPEPNTWVDLVSALDQYRSVKGLRVAVQEYGVSNPDLVKALEQRGAEVFPVPIYKWALPEDLGPVRHALDEIIAGRVAVILITNAAQVDHVMQVLEQDGKVERFRSALEKLVVAAIGPTASERLCHYGWQVDFEPSHPKMGILVKEVSEQASSMIDRRR, from the coding sequence ATGACAATCGCTGCGTTCGAAAGCCGGATGGCGACAGAGATCAGCCGGCTGATCGAGCGTTACGGCGGGCGGCCGCTCGTGGCTCCTGTTCTACGAGAAATCCCGCTGGAGGGCAATTCTGCAGTGCAGGAGTTCGGGGTCCGGCTCATGGCCGGGCGGATTGATCAGCTTATTCTCCTGACTGGTATCGGCACAACGATGCTGTTTGACCTGCTCAAGACCCGCTATGCCTGGTCGTCCATCGTCGCAGTGCTCAAAGGCACCGCGATCATCGCACGAGGACCGAAACCGGTCGCGGCTCTCAAGGCCGTCGGTCTTCGACAGACGGTGACGGTGCCGGAACCGAATACGTGGGTCGATCTGGTTTCAGCTCTGGATCAGTATCGCTCTGTGAAGGGACTGCGGGTTGCCGTTCAGGAATATGGAGTCTCCAATCCTGATCTCGTGAAAGCGCTGGAACAGCGAGGTGCGGAAGTGTTCCCAGTTCCCATCTATAAATGGGCCCTGCCCGAGGACCTTGGACCAGTTCGTCATGCACTTGATGAAATCATCGCCGGGCGAGTCGCTGTGATCCTGATCACCAACGCCGCACAGGTCGATCATGTCATGCAGGTGCTGGAGCAAGATGGAAAAGTGGAACGATTTCGATCGGCGCTAGAGAAGCTGGTTGTCGCCGCAATCGGTCCCACTGCCAGCGAACGGTTGTGCCACTATGGTTGGCAGGTCGATTTTGAACCCTCGCATCCGAAGATGGGAATCTTGGTGAAAGAAGTATCAGAGCAGGCTTCGAGCATGATCGATCGGAGGCGATAG
- a CDS encoding transposase, with protein MINRGNARAEVFRKAEDYAAFRDLLAEAVDRVRMRVLAYCLMPNHFHLALWPRSDGDLSRFMQWLLTAQVRRYHRHYQSSGHVWQGRFKAFPIQQDEHLLAVLRYIERNPLRAGLVARAEDWLWSSLRGRGGKEAWLQVMPVPEPKDWVNWVNAPMMDAEVEALRHSVNRGTPFGSVGWVQRTARRLGLEATVNPRGRPRTRNEK; from the coding sequence GTGATCAATCGTGGGAACGCCCGCGCGGAGGTGTTTAGGAAAGCCGAAGACTATGCGGCGTTTCGCGACCTGCTCGCGGAGGCGGTAGACCGCGTGCGAATGCGGGTGCTGGCCTATTGCCTGATGCCGAATCATTTTCACCTGGCGCTCTGGCCCCGGAGCGATGGCGATCTCAGCCGCTTTATGCAATGGCTGTTGACGGCGCAGGTGCGACGCTATCATCGGCACTATCAATCGAGCGGCCATGTCTGGCAGGGCCGCTTCAAGGCCTTTCCCATCCAACAGGATGAGCATCTCCTGGCGGTACTGCGGTACATCGAGCGCAATCCGTTGCGGGCTGGGCTGGTCGCGCGGGCAGAGGATTGGCTGTGGTCCAGTCTGCGGGGACGGGGAGGCAAGGAGGCGTGGCTGCAGGTGATGCCCGTGCCGGAACCAAAGGACTGGGTGAACTGGGTTAATGCACCGATGATGGACGCAGAGGTGGAGGCGCTCCGACACAGTGTGAACCGCGGGACACCGTTTGGGAGTGTGGGCTGGGTACAGCGGACCGCGCGGCGGCTGGGGCTGGAAGCAACTGTCAATCCCCGCGGGCGCCCACGGACGCGCAATGAAAAGTAG
- a CDS encoding TIR domain-containing protein — protein MADRSSTQFDVFLSYHWRDREPVERIARSLRDRGLKPFLDRWYLVPGRPGPQALEQTLVSCRAVAVCIGPGDMGPWQTRESNFALDRQGRNADFPVIPVLLPGSDPVLGFLSQNTWVDLRQGTDDPGLLSLLAGAIRGEAPGPDLAERLRVTRATLCPYRGLLYFREEDAPFFFGRMAAIRNLHEAIRQQRFIAVVGASGSGKSSVVRAGLVPQLRQEKDTTWDVATLFPGDEPLKALARSVSPLLEPETMDETDRLLKINKLADAFAKQEVSLHDVGRRILDKQAGTNRLLLVIDQAEELYTVAKDDHTRRRFIDEMLDASERGSWTAMLTLRGDFVGKALSYRPLSDRLQGAQVNVGPMTRAELEQAITSPARRVELSFAAGLVTRILDDVGDEPGHLPLLEFVLKRLWEDRQGSELSHQAYEAMGGLQGAVAKKAEEVFNKLTLPEQEAVKRVFLQVVRAGETGEDTRRRAALSEIGSAAMAVVKKLADERLLVTNRAVAGEETVEVSHEALIRQWQRLQGWLNEDREFLLWRERLRGRVNEWQHNTQDEGTLLRGALLEMGKGDILLFSRPALRPLLVCWHASHHSRLGRGSLLPRDQSWERPRGGV, from the coding sequence ATGGCTGATCGATCCTCGACTCAGTTCGATGTCTTTCTCAGCTACCACTGGCGTGACCGAGAGCCGGTTGAGCGCATCGCGCGATCCCTCCGAGATCGGGGCCTCAAGCCATTCCTCGACCGCTGGTACCTCGTGCCAGGTCGACCGGGGCCACAGGCGCTGGAACAGACGCTGGTTTCGTGCCGGGCAGTCGCCGTGTGCATTGGCCCCGGAGACATGGGACCATGGCAGACGCGGGAATCAAACTTTGCGCTGGATCGGCAGGGGCGCAACGCGGACTTTCCTGTCATCCCCGTCTTGCTGCCGGGCTCGGATCCGGTGCTTGGCTTCCTTAGCCAGAATACCTGGGTCGATTTGCGCCAGGGCACGGATGATCCGGGGTTGCTTTCGCTGCTTGCCGGAGCGATCCGAGGTGAAGCGCCCGGACCGGATCTTGCCGAACGTCTCAGAGTCACCCGTGCGACCCTCTGTCCTTACCGCGGCCTTCTCTATTTTCGAGAAGAGGATGCCCCGTTCTTTTTTGGGCGGATGGCCGCAATCCGAAATCTCCATGAGGCCATCCGGCAGCAGCGGTTCATCGCCGTCGTAGGGGCATCGGGCTCCGGCAAGTCGTCGGTCGTGAGAGCCGGCCTCGTCCCGCAGCTACGTCAGGAGAAAGACACGACCTGGGACGTCGCGACCCTGTTTCCCGGCGATGAACCGCTGAAGGCTCTTGCGCGATCGGTGTCTCCGCTCCTTGAGCCGGAAACGATGGATGAAACCGATCGCTTGTTGAAGATCAACAAGCTCGCGGACGCCTTCGCGAAGCAAGAAGTCAGCCTGCACGACGTCGGCCGGCGCATCTTGGACAAACAAGCGGGAACGAATCGGTTGTTGCTCGTCATCGATCAAGCCGAGGAACTCTATACGGTCGCGAAAGATGATCACACCCGCCGCCGGTTCATCGATGAAATGCTCGATGCCAGCGAGCGAGGCTCATGGACCGCGATGCTCACACTTCGCGGGGACTTTGTCGGAAAGGCGCTGTCCTATCGCCCGCTCTCCGACCGACTGCAGGGCGCGCAGGTCAATGTGGGACCGATGACGCGAGCCGAATTGGAGCAGGCCATCACGTCCCCGGCCCGACGCGTCGAACTGTCATTTGCCGCCGGTCTTGTGACAAGGATCCTGGACGACGTCGGTGATGAACCGGGCCATCTGCCCCTGCTCGAGTTCGTGCTCAAACGCTTGTGGGAGGACCGCCAGGGCTCGGAACTATCGCACCAGGCTTACGAGGCCATGGGTGGGTTGCAGGGCGCCGTGGCGAAGAAGGCCGAAGAGGTCTTTAACAAGCTCACTCTCCCGGAACAAGAAGCGGTCAAACGCGTCTTCCTTCAAGTGGTCCGAGCGGGCGAAACCGGTGAGGACACCCGCCGCAGAGCGGCGCTCTCAGAAATCGGTTCGGCCGCTATGGCTGTCGTCAAGAAACTCGCAGACGAGCGACTCTTGGTGACCAATCGCGCGGTGGCCGGAGAAGAGACCGTCGAAGTCAGTCACGAAGCGCTGATCCGCCAGTGGCAACGGCTGCAAGGATGGCTGAATGAGGATCGTGAATTTCTGCTGTGGCGGGAGCGGCTGAGAGGGCGTGTGAACGAATGGCAGCACAATACACAGGACGAAGGCACGCTGCTCCGAGGAGCGTTACTGGAAATGGGAAAAGGGGACATTCTACTTTTCAGTAGACCAGCCCTGCGTCCGCTGCTAGTTTGCTGGCATGCCTCGCACCACTCGCGCCTCGGTAGGGGGTCTCTGCTACCACGTGATCAATCGTGGGAACGCCCGCGCGGAGGTGTTTAG